The genomic interval ccttcggggttctgtccacttttgtctctgttgcaacaaaggtagatatttttgtctccagcgaggccagaactgatttgccagagcctggacttgtctccattgctttgtgtacaaatccttgtctgagaagtctcctggtggaggaggtgctcctgccttctgcgtaaggagcgttgatggcgaaagtataaaggggttttctgggtcagaagacacaggtaggaatgattgtgcgtttataatggctgtgacctctgccattagggtgcacagtacctcgtgggccaatcgggtgcgttgctgcatctcaggtttccttttctgggttttccgtaaggacgtgaaccgtttgactgcctgctctttgttacctgatgagcgctggcatggttctctgataggcaatggggcaaccccattatttgcttcatctctgaagaccttggtgtctttgggttttaaagaaatggtatcttgagctgattgtgcaagtttgtttccgtcctcggtttgaacgaaaactgactgacctagcgtctcgtcggttactttacgcttggtaatgtcttgttgtgcttctttagggtacacctcagtgaggcagatctcggaacaagaacggcttgactgagtttgaccgcaaacttctgtacagttcgagctgacaattgttgtcctggagtgaacctctccctccccgccgtcctgttgtgggggtgaaggagcgttgtcggttctttcattcttgacttcatcacggagccgtgagggtaaatttccttcctcgtatggatgtgatgcaatcgtgactctctgaggttcctcgtagctggggaagttatcgaatatgtatggagaggggagacgagcctgcctgtctatttgagattgtacatagtcgcttgtgcgttccagtctggtcccttctaaagtagatcttactgcggtcagatcacgcgacccttcagcttcttctatgtactttgcttccgccatggcagcttcttcttctctttctcgctgcagcacttgcaactctgtcgatatttttgccatttccaactgggtttcggcttctctggcggcctcttctctttgtctggcagcctcttcggcttctctggcggccctttctttctggattacggcttctctggcagcctcttctctttgtctggcggcctcttcggcttctctggcggccctttctttctggattacggcttctctggcagcctcttctctttgtctggcggccctttctttctggatttcggcttctctggcagcctcttctctttgtctggcggccctttcggcttctctggtggccagtttcattttcaaaactgcttcttgtctggcgtaacgcagtagcaccttggcggtttctgcctttctggcggccctttcggcttctctggcagccttttcggcttctttctggatttcggcttctctgatggccagtttcattttcaaaactgccttttgtttggcgtaatgcagtcgcaccttggcggcttctgccttggctcttgcctgtgtggacttacttgatgtcgttctactgcccttgtcgctgggcgccatcgacttgatcccggatcgagctgacattgcagcacttggaacacctgataacgcctgggtgggcttacttgatgtcagtttactgcccttgtcgctgggcggtgtcgacttgatgctggattgagctgacattgcagcacttgaaacacctgataatgccgctttttcactgtaacgttctccttcgggtgtactaataacgccgaattcaacgtccggataaaccacagtcaatgaaaccagatcgcagtaagattaaccatttactgttcactcttcacattaacatatggtgaaaactgttgataaaacaatacaagattgatacagtatttgttccttccttaatatcacatttcaagtgtaaatacttgcaaaggtgactataactacattacactaaggtgcagtatacagggagagtttacctgctccattgactactttaaatacacttccatgcaaactatccgcgactctttaactaacgaaagcataaacattatctaccgtcgttactactaacaggatcggcattaacatcttagttcaatatatcgattatctattaacttacagcgttgctctcactgtgatttctcatgcctgcaaactacttctgctccggtgagcctcgtggtaagcccccaccctcgcgctaatttcaaaccggtgttttcccacaagacgcggcgaaaccggatgtgacgtcatcgcatgccgatatattttacatgcaatgaatatactttaaacacttctaattctaactagaaaatactattgaatgaattactaagcgaaaatattataaactaaataactgtcgtaaagacagcacagggaGAGTGAAGCTTGAAGGGTGGGGGGCATGCAGAGCAAGACATAATTAGAAAGTATGAGAAATTGGACCACTGGTCTTAATAGACAATCTGTACAAatgaggccaatcagcccatcataCCCACACCTACACTCTACCAGAGCAACTCATTAGTTCTGCTCACTGGCCCTTTCTCTATAGCATGGCAAATTTCTCTGCACCAACAACTTATGTACGTTCTTCTTGGAAATCACAATGGAAACTACACAAATCGCACTTGTAGACTGTCATTTCCAGTGGGGTTGAAAAGCTTCTGTTTCTTTCAGTGTTAGTTCTCCTCTCACTCTTTTATTTTATGCTTATGACCTCTAGTCATTGATCATTCTACCAAAAAGATCAACGTTCCATTATACACCTCAGTAATTGATATACTTCTAATAAACTCCCCTCAGCTTTCTCTTCTCTATAGAAAACGGGCCAGACTTTCTAATTTACTCATGAACCTGTCATCCCTCAGCACAATCTCGTCAGTCTTTTCTGGATACCCTCGAGAAACCattcatccttcctgtaatgtggacACTGGAAATGAGCATAATGCTCTAATTCAGGGCTTCCCAAcaattttaatgccatggaccaataccattaagcaagaagtccgtggaccccaggttgagaaccccaaCTCTAATCAGAGCAGGGTCAATGCTTTACAAAGGATAAGCAACATCTTCTGTTTTTATACTCTATGCTTCTGAACATAGTGAAAGATGCCTTTGATCTTCCCAAAACATGTTGGTATGTCAACACATTGAAATATCCGTGGAGGAATACTGCCGACTGGCGCTTGCCAGGTTGCAGAAGAATGGGCTGAGGTTCGCACTGAAGCTTAATGGTGGGGAAGGACCAATTGAGGGTTCTTCTGCTATTGGAGTGGAGAGGCTGGGTTGGCTGAGGAAAGCCCCTCAACAATTAAAGTAGTTCGTATACCACCCCAGGAAGCCACATGAGTGGCAACAATGCTATTGACGTGTAGGATTGTAatagattagccagggcatcaaaggatatggggtgaaAGGGGAGtgcggatgactggaagaattagatcagcccatgattgaatggcggagcagactcaatgggccaaatggcctacttctgctcctatatcttatggtcttatagaacaGTACTGAAAACATTGACTATCAATGTAAGAATGCAAAGGcattgcatattttctcttgtaaatatttcttattatgaattaagtttattttgatataaaAATATATTCTAAGCCTCAATCAATAAACCCTAACACACTCTATATGCCTAAATTTCTCAACTTCCCGTGCCATTTCCAACTATCTGCTCCTTTTGTCAAATCTATTTCTTCTATATTGACTGTCTTTATCAGAGACATAGAGCgtgacagcacagaaatagggcttttggcccatctagtataTGCAGACTGTTATTCTACCCAGTCCAATTGACTTGTTTCTGGGCCATAGtcctccaccccctcccatccacgtacctatccaaacttctcttaaatgttacaatcaaacttgtatccaccacttcactgactggcagctcatcccacactcacaccactccctgagtaaagaagatccccctcagattccccttaaatatttcatctttcacccttaatctatgacctgcttgcatttatccaatTGATATCCTTctattcaatctcccctcattctcctacgctcgagggaataaaatcctaacctattcaacctttccatataactcaggtacATCCTTGTATATTACCTCCACactatttcaatcttatttatgttttcttttctgtaggtaggtgacaagaACAGCTCACAATTGTTCAAATTTGGACACgtcaatgttttatacaacttcaccatagCATCCCAACTTGTGTACTCAGTActctaatttatgaaggccaatgagccTAAAGCTCTCTTTGCAACTCTATCTGTCTGTGATGCATCTTTCAAGCAATACTGGACCTATATTCCCATATGTCTCTGTGCCCTACCATTCAGTGTGTAAATCCCACACTGgtttgtcttcccaaagtgcagcacctgcccattttcccagctggtctagatcccgCTGCAAGAGTTGTTCACCTTTCTCACTGTAAACTACatcctcaatcttggtgtcatctgcaaattcttCAGACAGAAATGCTTCACTTCAAGATTCTCGGCAATAAATTCAATCTGCCTATTCAGCCAGCCTGCCTATATCCTTCTGCTATCTCATATTCCATTACTGCATAGGAGGAGGTCATTCAGTCCATTTACTGTTCTTCAGCTGTCTCAGCAATCCCATCAATCACACTTCCCCATCTTGTTTCTAATTCTTTCTCACATGCCCATAACTCCATCTTTATTTATCTCCCATCACCTTATAGCAATTTACAGTTGCCAATATACCTACCAATCAGCATTTGTTTTGATATAGCAGCAAACAAGAGCACCTGGAACACCCACATGGTTAGACAGCGAGCGTGCAAACTATTTGAAAAGCATCcagagtcaggattgaaccctagTCATTGAGTTCAAATACAAAAGCCTAACCTGTTGAACTGCTGACACTACCCTCAACCCCCAATAATGCCGAGCTTTGTATCATGAACAAGCTTATAATGAGTAACCCTGACCTTCCATTTGCCTGTCAGTTTAATTGTCTACTTATTGTGTGATTGGCTTGTAGCAtggtttaaagattagctttgtttacTATGTGTACTTTAAAACAATGTACAGCATGGACAATTTTGTTCaccacatcactgaactgatcactgaacatgacctatggactcactttcaaggtcgctacaactcatgttctcagtattatttacttattgatatattattattactatttgtgTTTGCCCAGTTTTCTTTATTTTGGTTGCTTGTTAGTCTTTATATATAGTTTCTCACTGACTctgttgtacttctttgttctattgtgaatgcctgcaagaaaatgaatctccaagtAGTACTTGGAgatgtactatatatatatatttgaataATAAATTCTCTTTGAACATTGAAATGAAACTAAACGTCAGCTGCTGGTTTCTAGGGATATAACAGAAACTAAGGTCAAAATAGGGAGGACAACAAGGGGCCATGAAATTATTTTGGAaggtaggattaaagagaatctatACTTTTTATAAATATATTGGAAGTAAGAGAACAAAGATCAAAGTGTAACTTATTTGTATAGCCAGGGGAAATAAGTAAGATTTTAAATGAATACTCATTGGGCTGAAGAGcatttttctgtgttgtagtgctctatgactattcACCagggagaaggatgtggaggctgaaGTGTTACAGGAAGAGGACAGTgatagcattaattttgagaggactaaaacataaaagcaaggatgaactgctgaggctttacaaggcactggtcagacctcgtctggaatattgtgagcaattttcaaaggaagatgtgctggctttggagaaggtCCTAGGGGCACAAGAGTGATTTCACGAATGAAAGATCCTACATCTTTGCTTGTTGCAGAGATGGTCCTCAGAGACTGATTAACTTGGAGCCACGAAGGTGCCTTTAAGTTACATGGATTACCATTGAGAAACCAAGAACCTGCGGTTATGTAGCATCTCTCAGGTACATCAGAACCTCCTATGCCAATTCATGAGagaaaacataagagattctgcagatcctggaaatcctgtgcaacatacacaaactgttggaggaactctggaAAATCTACAGAGGGAGCTAAACAGATAAAATTTCCAGCCAGGACCCTTCATAAAGACTGTGACAGTGGTGTAAGTGCAGACTAATACACCACTTTCTCATCTGATTGGCAGAATATCAATAATCTTACATATTAAAAGTTTCATTGAAAAGAGGGAAATGCAACATCTATCAACAAAAATAAGAAAAGCATCGAATTGATAAACAGGCATAAAAGTTGCAGTAGAAATGGGTCACTTGCAGTGGTCAGCTTGATATAAAAGAGTAAGGATAAACAGGTTCCTGAAGTATCCTGATAAATAAGATATTGCTTCTCAGCCTTTTGGCTCAGATTAAGTGTAGCCTCCACATGGACGACATCACCGTCTTCTGCTCTGATCTGAGGTCAGTTTgcaggctgatcagcatctgcgaaCAGTTCGAGCAGGCGTTGGGGGCCAGGGTCAACCACATGAAAAGCAAAGCcatgctcttcggcaactggcccgaccatcaggtctgatcacgtgaaggtgttggggatctggtttggaggggctgaggcgtgcaacaagaactggcaggagtggactgccaaggtcaaacagaaactgggactgtggggagggcgctccctatcgatagtgggcaagaacctggtcatcaggtgtgaggtgctctcagggctgctgtacttggcgcaggtgcggccagtcccccgctccttcagctcggaaatcacctgagccgtcttcagattcgtctggggatccaagatggagcgggtcagacagaccaccatgcacaagtccctggacaacggaggcaaaaacgtccccaatgtcgccctcaccctgatggccagcttcgtgtgtggctgcatcagatTGTGTGTGAATCCCAGGAATGTGGGAACCAAGTACCACTgtgtgcccaggttctacctgtcgccctggctacgaaggatgggtctggcccctttcctgtgcaacacccctgtcagctggtcattgctgccatacctgtccttcatagagaagttctttcaggtcaatgCTTTTGatcacagggccatcaggcagtggtcagcacgtaaggtcctgcaggcactgcaagAGAAGGACGTGATGGACGCAGTGGGGTGGTTTCCTGAGCAGACCCTGGCAAAacgcctcatcgccagacctcaccaacaggcaacAAGAtctcgcctggctggcggtgtcaggtgccctcccagtccgatccctcctgtacaccCGGAATGTCGTCTCAACACCCCTCTGCCTACGGGaagactgcagtgaggaggagtcggtgacccacctctttgcacactgtgggtttgcggacaaggtgtggaggaggatggaaggggctgTGTCGAGgctcatccccagcagctgcgtaacagaggactctctgatctacgggctgttcccggggatgcACACTGAGACCAACAcctggtgctgctggcagatcatcaattcggtcaaagacgctctttggtcagcccgaaacttgatggtctacaagtacacggagatgtccgtggggaagtgctgccgactggcacattctcggctgcaggagtacgtgctgagggacgcactcaaacttgttgcagccaccgcaagggcctggtggggaaggaccacagtctagggttcttctcccacgggagttgaggggtggggggggggggcggcggaGTGTATACTCCTgaacaagtgtatgtaaatatggaataacagagtgccacaTGGGTGGCAAAAAGTGTGAAAATGTAAGACAGTAATGGAAATAAttgtaaagaattgaaagtcattgaatggtttattgtatataattttatttttgaataaagtctattttgattaaaaaaaactctgTTCTTCCCAGTTTAATATTTGGTATGTACCTTACTTGTGGACCATGTATTAAACTGATTTTTGGGACAGGGAGTTGGGCTAGGAGCTTGCTCTGCCTTCTCCAAGCATCAACCTGCTATTACAGTAATGGGAATGGTGCACTTCCCTTTGGGGAAACTGAACTAAACCAGTTTAAAGGGCGATGTATTTATTTGTTTCCACGGTAGCTATTGTGTTTTGGCCTAGTGTAAACTGTTCCTCCAGTGACTTGTTTGTCCAGAATACAttatctgtagtctcttgtgtccACTGGGAGCTTTATTATGTTAATAAGGAGTCTGACTTCCAGTTGGTGAGATAGTTACAAAATATAAAGCTCATTGCTTTGAAAATGGAGTCTTTTGGCTTTGTAGGAacaatctatggaggggaataaacagtcgatgttttggctgAGACTTCATCAGGgccagaaaggaaagggggaagcaAAGGTGGGGTTAATGGAGGAgaacaagtgataggtgaagccaggtggatggggcaGGAGTGGGGGATGAATCAGGGAGGTGATAAATGGGAAATGTAAAGGGCTAAATAAGttggaatctgatcggagaggtgagaggaccataggagaaagggaaggaggaagtgcaccaggggaggtgataggcaggtgaggagaagaggccaGAATGGAGACATGAAAAAGAGGGAAGGCAGATGAAGGAATAATGACTGGAAGTTGGAGATATCgaagttcataccatcaggttggaaccTACCTTAAAAGAATgaagtattgctcctccaacttgagagcAGCCTcattgtagaggaggccacagactgacatgtcagaacggggAGAGGAATTGAAATGGTTAGCCGCCAGGAAATACCACTTTTTGCAGACATATGCTTTTCTTCGTCGGGTTTgagcaatgtagaggaggctataCTAGGAGCACCGAATAGATTCGCAGCTGAAGTTTTGCCTCGCCTgtaaggattgtttggggccctgaatggaggtgagggaggaggtgaatgggcaggtgtagcacttctgtcGTTTGCATGGATAAGTGTaggaagggagatcagtggagaggaaacgaatggacaagggaattatagagggagcaatccctgcataagttggagagtgggaggggggtgagataaagatgtgtttggtggtagggttcGGTTGTGAAGATGGAGGGGGTTGCAGCGAATGGTGTTttagatgcagaggctcatggggtggatGGCAAGGACAAGAGAAACTCGACCCTGTTCAGGCTAGGCAAAAGGAAGATGGGTTGAGcacagatgtctgggaaatggaggagatgtgggtgggaGCAGCATCAATAATGGAGGATGGCAAATCCCATTCTTTGAGGAAAGAGGACCCTGGAAATTAAAggctcatcctgggaacagatgcagtgaagAGGAAGGAACtggggaaaagggaatggcacTTTTCCAGGAGACGAGGTGGGAAGTACAGCTTTGAGGTGTGTTGAGGTTAATTTTTAAATTGTGGGGCGTAATTTTAACAGTCCTTCTGGAAATATCTAAGCAGCAAAACAAGAGGCTCACATCTGTGAAGGTATATAATCTGTCAGGAAGAGGTATTTGATTTCACAGAAGGTGATCAATAAGTTAAATGAGAAGTAAAGAAACTGCTCAAGACCAAACCACAGGATCCATTTAAGAAACTGCAGCTGCTATGTGATAGAAAAGGGAGGAAAATGCTCAAAATACTCAGTCAGTGCAAGCAGTGTCTATTAGATTGATGACCCATTATCAAAGGCTCAATGTGTACAGTTTTCCTTAAAATATTTAACCATTAAACATCccagtgccagggtccgggatgtttcagattgtgtacacaatatcctgcagtgggagggagaatagccagatgttgtggtacatattggtaccaatgacatgggtaggtaaagggaaaaggtcctgaaaacagactacagggaattaggaaggaatttgagaagcaggaccgcaaaggtaggcatcttgggattactgcctctgccatgtgacagtgagtataggaatagaatgaggtggaggataaatgtgtggctgagggattggagcagggggcagggattcaggtttctggatgattgggacctcttttggggcaggtgagatctgtacacaAAGGACAGGTTgctcttgaatcccagggggataatatcctggcagggaggtttgctaaggttactggggagagtttaaattagaatCATTGGGGGTggaaaccaaactgaagagactggggaagagaaggttggctcacaaatagagaaagcttggagacagtgtgtgagggaggataggcaggtgaaggagaagggatgtgctcaaaCCAACGGTTTAAGATGTATCTATTCTAATGCAAGAAGCACCATaaacaaagcagatgagtttcgagcgtggatcagtatttggagatatgatgtggtggccattacagagacttagatggctcagggacagtaatgtttacttcaagtgccaggttttagatgtttcagaaaggacaggaaggaaggcaaaagaggttgatcaaagatagtgtcatggctgcagaaaaggtagacgtcatggagggattgcctacagagtcactgtgggtggaagttaggaacaggaaggggttaataactctactgggtgatttttataggccgcccaatggtaacagggatatcgaggagcagatagggtcCTTGTATAGGTCCTAGATAAGTCCAGTGGGTCCAGACCCAGACCTattaaacattccttgtatggtaaccctttcaatcccagaattgtccttgtgaaactcctctgaaccttttccaatgccagcacctcttttcttagatgaagagcccaaaactgttcacaatactcaaggtgaggcctcaccagtgccttataaagtcttagcagcacatccctgctcttgcatcctagacctcttgaaatgaatgctaacactgcattcctCATGGCctactctacctgcaagttaacctttagggtgttctgcacaggggctcccaaatccctttgcatctcagatttttggattttctccctgtgcCCAATGCTGGCCCTCTAGAACTGAGTCAACATAGTAGTAGTAGttccagtttagaaaatagtctgcacatttatttcttctaccaaagtgcatgaccatgcattttccaacattatacttcatttgccactctcttgcccattctcctaatgtgtcTAATGTGTCCTTCtacatcctacctgtttcttcaacactacttgcccctcctccaattctcgtatcatctgcaaacttggtgcCAAActcatctattccattatctaaatcattgatatacagcataaaaggaagtggtcccaacaatgacccctgtggtcaccactagtcactgacagccaaccagaaaaggatccttttattcctgttcgcttcctcctaccaatcagccaatggtcTAACCATGCaatcaagtctgcactgccatttcatcatggtttatccagttccctttcaaccccaatctcttgccttctcctcgtaacccttcattgccctgactaatcaaaaacctgtcaacctataccttaaatatacccaatgacttggccctccTCCTCAGCTGCTTTCTAAAAGAACACCCTGTAGTGgtatgctacacgcagcgctgaaataacgacacggagtcagtaaactgcagttaaaaaaaagattttattcgaacttcgcggcttcgctttaaagcctccctgataccgccctccccgggcgcagatgctgtagagggcacgtattcacagtcccgcgcaggcttttcccttttttggtgaagcagacctggcgcccttttgggactggcctttatgccagtgcgctggctatttgtgagccggttcgagtgcaccacataaccccctccaccccccccagaaccaggaTACACCCCCcactgtccacagtctgggccggaccctgtttgggaggtcggcctctgcgccgcggtgctggaaactcgaccggttgcgccaagtccacaagggccggtttgagtcggtccaccatgaaaacctcctctctccctccaacatccagcacaaacgtggacccgttgttcctgatcaccgtaaacggcccctcgtagggccgttgcagcggtggccgatgcccgcccatTCATACAAACACAaccttacagttctgcaggtctttgggtacgcaggtcgggttctgcccatgcagcgaagtgggtatgggggccagggtgccgagcctctcgcgtagtctgcccaggactgctgcgggttctttctcgtgcccccttggggctggtatgaactccccggggacgaccagggttgcgccgtacaccaactcggccgacgaggtgtgcagatcgtctttgggcgccgtgcggatgccgaataggacccagggaagcccgtccacccagttagctcctcgcaggcgggccgtgagagccgactttaggtgacggtggaaacgctccaccaggccgttcgactgtgggtggtaggcagttgtgtggtgcagatgtgtccccaaaaggctggccatagctgaccacaggctggaggtgaactgggctcctctgttggaggtaatgtgggccggtacaccaaagcgggacacccaagttgcgatcagtgcccgggcgcaagattcagaggtggtgtcagtgagcgggatcgcctctggccatcttgtgaaccggtccatgatAGTGAGGAGGTCCCGCGCTCCTCGTGACACTGGCagagggcccacgatatccacatgaatatggtcgaaacgccagtgggtgggttggaactgctgcggcagagctttggtgtgccgctgcaccttggccctctggcagtgcatgcacgtacTGGCCCATtgactgacctgcttgcggagtccgtgccaaactaacctgctggagaccatccggacggttgtcctgatggaggggtgcgctaagttacgAATGGAATCAAAAACGCGTCGCTGCCAGTTTTCCGGGACAacgggacggggttggccggtggtgacatcacagagtagggtcctctcacctgggcctacggggaggtcctggagctgcaaacctgagactgcggttctgtaactaggggtctcctcatctgcctgctgcacctctgccagcgcctgaaagtctaccccttgggaaagggcatgaatgttagggcgagagagcgcgtccgccacgacattgtccttacccgagacgtgccggacatccgtcgtgt from Hypanus sabinus isolate sHypSab1 chromosome 3, sHypSab1.hap1, whole genome shotgun sequence carries:
- the LOC132391926 gene encoding plectin-like, whose protein sequence is MSAQSSIKSTPPSDKGSKLTSSKPTQALSGVPSAAMSARSGIKSMAPSDKGSRTTSSKSTQARAKAEAAKVRLHYAKQKAVLKMKLAIREAEIQKEAEKAAREAERAARKAETAKVLLRYARQEAVLKMKLATREAERAARQREEAAREAEIQKERAARQREEAAREAVIQKERAAREAEEAARQREEAAREAVIQKERAAREAEEAARQREEAAREAETQLEMAKISTELQVLQREREEEAAMAEAKYIEEAEGSRDLTAVRSTLEGTRLERTSDYVQSQIDRQARLPSPYIFDNFPSYEEPQRVTIASHPYEEGNLPSRLRDEVKNERTDNAPSPPQQDGGEGEVHSRTTIVSSNCTEVCGQTQSSRSCSEICLTEVYPKEAQQDITKRKVTDETLGQSVFVQTEDGNKLAQSAQDTISLKPKDTKVFRDEANNGVAPLPIREPCQRSSGNKEQAVKRFTSLRKTQKRKPEMQQRTRLAHEVLCTLMAEVTAIINAQSFLPVSSDPENPFILSPSTLLTQKAGAPPPPGDFSDKDLYTKQWRQVQALANQFWPRWRQKYLPLLQQRQKWTEPRRNLQVEDLVLLRDKQATRNSWPMARITATFPSEDGHVRKIELKTTDQGDVKIYQRPVTEVILLLPND